The Harmonia axyridis chromosome 3, icHarAxyr1.1, whole genome shotgun sequence nucleotide sequence AGTATTGTTTTCCATTATACCTAAAAAAAAGAGATCACAATATGATCTCGTAAATTTTAAAATGTGTACTCACATCCCATTATGTTTTCCAAGAGGTTCATCATAATGAATACCAACCCAAAAACCTTGTAAGCCATCTACTTTTCCTACATACTTAATAGTACCAAGCCTTGGGGAAGCGTTTGGTATTGTTACTTTACATCTTGAGttacaaattaatttttcagcTTGTGTCTTTTCTTCggcttcaagtttttcctttttCTGCTTGATGTCTGCATTATACTGACCTGCAACGAAACAAACTCATATTTATTTAATGGAAAGCATGACTATTTTAAATTTACCCAATTTATTTCTCTGCAAGAATGCTCTAACAGTATCTGATTTTTTAGAGTATTCTTCTTCACTCAACTCGAATTTTTCTATATCTCCAGATTCTAATTCATTCTTCAACAAAAACTTATCTATTACATGCAATCTCATTCCACAATCTACAGGATATGCTCCTAATAATTGATTATCCTCATTTAGATTGCAGACAAATTTATCATCTTTATCGAAAACCTCTAATTGCATTGTTGAACAGCTACCTCCAGTCAATAGTTCTAATTTCgactgaaaaaatttatttagtcAAAATATTTCTAAAGAGGTTTGATTAATCTCCATCATCTGTGAATTGTTTGTGTTGTATCGCtagatgaattgaaattttgtgaataaaATAACACCAGAAGTGTTCTTTACTCATCAAACTATCCATATATTTGTTTCTGCGCGACAAAaagtggaaatttttttttttcaatttggaaatACAACACACCTTAAGTTCTGTTATGGTAATTCCTTTTGGAAATCGTTTTTCAGAAAACGATATATCATTTTTGGAAGTTGAAATTTGTAAATTTACGAAATCGGATGTAATAACTTTAAAATCTcccattttgaatgattttttaaaattttaggaaaacaacaaaatatCTGGATTCTATCACGTTCACCAACAGAATAGTCTATCTAGTATCTATGTCTTTATCAGTATTACCAATATGACGTTACTTATGTTAATTTATTGAACTCGAAAATGATAGAGAAACTTGAGAAATGATTCAATCTGAGCTCGTGTCAACAGGTAGCTGTgaataaaataagaattttcaatCTCTGATAGAAGGAACCcctgaaagaagaagaagagaaaaagaatgataccatagataaactagtctAGTTTGTCTATGAATGATACTAACATTCTATGCCAGAACCTCATAACCTCATAATCTTTTCATAATCTTTAAGAATCGGTACCCAGAATCGTGTTTCTTGTGTAATGTAGAAGTAGCTGTTATTAATTTGTTCgaagaattttcaatttatttatttacatttaaACTGGAACAATGCCTAAAGTTCAACGAAAAAAAAGTAAAGTGAAGATTTTCACGAAGAAGCAACAACCAACCAGGtctgaaattgaatatattcagGAATTACGAGCAAAGTATAACGAAAAAGTGAGTTTGATAAATCatcttattcaaaatatatGAATAAGCTAATAATAATCTTTCTGATTTCAGGTTGACTCGtcaaaaattaaatcatttAAAGATTTTCCATTAAGTGCTAAAACATTGAAAGGTCTCAGAGATGCAGGTTATAAAGTTCcaacagaaattcaaaaagaaactttAATGCTAGCTCTCAGAGGAAATGATATATTAGGTGCCGCTCAAACAGGATCTGGTAAAACACTAGCTTTTTTAATACCATTGCTGGAAAAGTTGTTTTGTGAACAATGGACTCATCTTGATAAATTAGGAGCTTTAATAATAACACCCACAAGAGAATTGGCACTTCAGATTTTtgaaactttgaaaaaaattggaacttACCATGATTTTTCATGTGGTTTGATTATCGGAGGAAAAGATTTGAAATTTGAGAGAAATAGGATGGATCAGTGTAATATTATTATATGTACACCTGGTAGGTTGTTACAACATATGGATGAAAACCCTCTCTTTGATGCTGTGAATTTACAGGtttgtatttcaaaaaatagATTGCCTTTCTTCTTGGAGTTCATATCATTTTGATAAtctaattaatttttcagattttgatTCTTGACGAGGCTGATCGTTGTCTTGACATGGGTTTCAAAGAAACTATGAATGCCATTATAGCTAATCTACCTTTAGAAAGACAAACTTTGCTTTTCTCTGCCACCCAAACAAAATCTGTCAAGGATTTGGCCAGGCTTAACCTTAGCGATGCATCTTATGTATCTGTACATGAACATGCAACACATAGTACACCAGATAAACTTGAACAAAGTTACACTGTGTGTGAGTTGCAGGATAAGGTTGCTATATTGTGGAGTTTTATCaagaatcatttgaaaaaaaaatgtataatatttttatctacTTGTAAACAAGTCAAgttcatttctgaaatattctcgAAGTAAGTATTGatttaatattgttgattttatgtaaaatgCAAATGGCAGTAAATAGAAGTAAAGAATAATgagttgttattcaatattttaccTTTCTTTTAAAGGATGAGACCTGGTGTTCCGCTCATGGCGCTACATGGAAGACTGCATCAAATGAGAAGAATGAaaatatatgaagaatttaCAAGGAAAACTTCAGCTGTTCTTTTTGCAACTGATATAGTCGCTAGAGGTCTGGATTTCCCAGAAGTGCATTGGGTGGTACAAGTAGATTGTCCTGAAGATGCAGATACTTATATACACAGGGTTGGGAGAACAGCAAGGTATCATGAAGGGGGCGAGAGCTTGTTACTTTTGATGCCCTCAGAGTTGAAGATGCTAGAAGATcttgagaagaagaagataccTATCAATAAAATAGAGTAAGTTCACTTGACAATATGTTATTTGAAAGTATAAATAATTTACATGAGATCAAGAGTAACGTAAGAGTaagaatattattaatattctgtcatcatttcattttcctcatgtttaaattttctttttttcagaataaatcGAACTAAAATCCATGACCCATTCAGTAAAATGGAAGCATATATTGCAAATGATACTGAACTACAAAATACTGCCAAACGAGCTTTTGTTACTTACctgaaatcaattttcaaaatgaaaaagaaaaaagatatattCAATGTTGAGGCTTTGAATTATGACGCCTTTGCACATTCTTATGGATTGGCGACAACTCCACGACTAAGATTCttgaaaaagaaagaagaaaatgaaaagaacAAAAAGGTTGTCACTAATCCAAATAAGATTGTTTTCAATGATGATGGTAATCCAGTTGGTAACAACCAACCAAAAGACGAAACCACAAATCCAAACAAAATTTACTTCGATGATGATGGTAATCCAATCAAAAATGTGAAGtttgaagaaaatcaaataaaccaaaataataTTGTCTATGATGATGATGGAAATCCAATTAGAGTCAAGAAGGAAAAAGATGACTCTGATATTGAGGAAGATGAGCTATATGAAgaagtagaaatgaaatttgacaGTGATTTGACTTCAATTTCGGGAGAAATTCTTCAGGACACATTCTCAGCACCCCAGAAGAAGCCTATTACAAAGGCAGCTTTAGcgaaaaaaatgattaaaaacCATGttaccaataaaaaaattaaattcaatgaaGAGGGAGATGCACTTGGAAATGGAAACGATATTCATTCAGATATTCCAGACTTCTCTCAAATGCCTGGGATagatatagaatatttgaaaaagattTTCCCAAAAATTGATGCTGAAGATAAAAAAAGGGAGAGggagaaaaataaacagaaacaTAAGGAACAGAAGAGGAAACTGAAAGAGCAAAACAAGCAAGACCGCGTAGGAGCTGAAAACGTAGATGACTTTGGAGAGAGTGAATCAGAGGATGATGTAGATTTATCTTGGCTTCCTGATCCTGATAAAATTTATGGTGATAATTAGGAAGATAAATCATTGTTGTAAATATTTTATACATATTGAGAATATATTGTTATAATGAAAATTGTTATATAATTCCCTTCGTTTCTCTAGTAACAAATCAGAATTATACTGGATGGAAAGATAAaatcaatattaaaaataaactaaataaattAAACCTTTCCAAAGTGAAGTAGAAGTGattatatatcgggtgtcccaaggtgagtggcctattagattattatggaaactattgatggtaaagatttcaaattttgtggatagatatttggccagttaaggtacatttttaaaataatttcacatttccagtgttgccggatgtaagacaatttggcaacaactttgttattttgaataggacatccggtatttctattttttttatgatactccataaaatattaaatctattcactcttacttttccatccctatcttcaacggtttttgagttattaattatttttcgaaattttagatcaaattggcgtattacgaaaatgactctagtttgctcaatatttgagatttaagtcagaaattttgcaagtcgttagatattgatctgatctgtgtcactgcttttgaattatggttgtcaataatacaggacggaccaaaaaaaatcatcatttaccaagttacaaaatagtaaaaaagtctgtgtaagtgaatagaaaaattgtagaatgtgttgtactgattccaaaaattgaaaaatatactaggtgtctaatttgaaaaaataaacttttttacaattttgtaacttggcaaatgatgattttttttggtccgtcctgtattattgacaaccataattcaaaagcagtgacacagatcagatcaatatctaacgacttgcaaaatttctgacttaaatctcaaatattgagcaaactagagtcattttcgtaatacgccaatttgatctaaaatttcgaaaaataattaataactcaaaaaccgttaaagataggg carries:
- the LOC123675925 gene encoding tubulin-folding cofactor B; translated protein: MGDFKVITSDFVNLQISTSKNDISFSEKRFPKGITITELKSKLELLTGGSCSTMQLEVFDKDDKFVCNLNEDNQLLGAYPVDCGMRLHVIDKFLLKNELESGDIEKFELSEEEYSKKSDTVRAFLQRNKLGQYNADIKQKKEKLEAEEKTQAEKLICNSRCKVTIPNASPRLGTIKYVGKVDGLQGFWVGIHYDEPLGKHNGMYNGKQYFECPDKYGAFIKPFNVTMGDFPEEDYDLNQEL
- the LOC123675924 gene encoding probable ATP-dependent RNA helicase DDX10; translation: MPKVQRKKSKVKIFTKKQQPTRSEIEYIQELRAKYNEKVDSSKIKSFKDFPLSAKTLKGLRDAGYKVPTEIQKETLMLALRGNDILGAAQTGSGKTLAFLIPLLEKLFCEQWTHLDKLGALIITPTRELALQIFETLKKIGTYHDFSCGLIIGGKDLKFERNRMDQCNIIICTPGRLLQHMDENPLFDAVNLQILILDEADRCLDMGFKETMNAIIANLPLERQTLLFSATQTKSVKDLARLNLSDASYVSVHEHATHSTPDKLEQSYTVCELQDKVAILWSFIKNHLKKKCIIFLSTCKQVKFISEIFSKMRPGVPLMALHGRLHQMRRMKIYEEFTRKTSAVLFATDIVARGLDFPEVHWVVQVDCPEDADTYIHRVGRTARYHEGGESLLLLMPSELKMLEDLEKKKIPINKIEINRTKIHDPFSKMEAYIANDTELQNTAKRAFVTYLKSIFKMKKKKDIFNVEALNYDAFAHSYGLATTPRLRFLKKKEENEKNKKVVTNPNKIVFNDDGNPVGNNQPKDETTNPNKIYFDDDGNPIKNVKFEENQINQNNIVYDDDGNPIRVKKEKDDSDIEEDELYEEVEMKFDSDLTSISGEILQDTFSAPQKKPITKAALAKKMIKNHVTNKKIKFNEEGDALGNGNDIHSDIPDFSQMPGIDIEYLKKIFPKIDAEDKKREREKNKQKHKEQKRKLKEQNKQDRVGAENVDDFGESESEDDVDLSWLPDPDKIYGDN